The following coding sequences lie in one Pseudarthrobacter phenanthrenivorans Sphe3 genomic window:
- a CDS encoding glycoside hydrolase family 65 protein, producing MALISADRERFPNTPWQLVETRHEPGNEGTLETLFALGNGHLGIRGAHWSAADVDLPGSFINGLHEIWDIKHAENAFGFARTGQRILYIPDANNFTVIIDGESLSLAESEVLDYRRSVDFATGAYECRITWQCRSGAVVTTTERRAVGFASRGSLGISLEVATDREVSVDVTSSVINRQDQPVEDHSAHDPRRAGRHAGRVLLPLRLDGGDGSLRLAWEAAESEQRVGVAVDHWTSAGHQPFETRVDQDDSSVRYVLAVSPGEPFRLEKSVSYAAGPAVQDPSVDAAGKAEEGLRPVGEIFAESEAHYRDYWATSDIVVQGQSELQQAIRWNLFQLAQATARADVAGIPAKGVTGSGYEGHYFWDQEVYLLPYLTYTNPVGARRVLEFRHGMLPEAKIRAKELSVEGALFPWRTINGLEASAYYAAGTAQFHIAAAIAFATNRFVWATGDVAFRDGMGAELLIETARMWISLGFFGKDGLFHIHGVTGPDEYTAVVNDNLYTNVMARFNLRAAAALEHPAITQEERQLWEAAASRMQLPFDDRMQVHSQDNDFMHLEPWDWTTPRSKYPLLLHFHPLVIYRHQVLKQADTVLAMFLQWQDFTAEEKHRAFDFYDPLTTGDSTLSACVQGIMAAEVGYAREALEHFTNAVFIDLDDTHGNTIDGVHIASTGGVWSSLVCGFAGLRDQGPVPFFDPRLPAEWEGLTFHLKIRGRLLLVELDAGAITLAIQSGEPLEVDVRGKVVTVGGEPVQVELDPVPEPEPTVFPSGHPTASIPVVRVQE from the coding sequence GAAAGATTCCCCAACACCCCCTGGCAGCTCGTGGAAACACGCCACGAGCCAGGGAACGAGGGGACGCTGGAAACCCTCTTCGCCCTCGGCAACGGACACCTCGGAATCCGTGGGGCCCACTGGTCGGCAGCGGACGTGGACCTTCCCGGCAGCTTCATCAACGGACTGCACGAAATCTGGGACATCAAGCACGCCGAAAACGCCTTTGGGTTCGCCCGCACCGGCCAGCGCATCCTGTACATCCCGGACGCCAACAACTTCACCGTGATCATTGACGGGGAATCCCTCAGCCTGGCCGAATCCGAGGTGCTGGACTACCGGCGCTCGGTTGACTTCGCCACCGGAGCCTACGAATGCCGGATCACCTGGCAGTGCCGCTCCGGCGCCGTGGTCACCACCACCGAACGCCGCGCTGTGGGATTCGCGTCCCGGGGAAGCCTTGGCATCTCACTGGAAGTAGCCACCGACCGTGAGGTCTCCGTGGACGTCACTTCTTCGGTCATCAACCGCCAGGACCAGCCGGTGGAAGACCACTCCGCCCATGATCCGCGACGCGCGGGCCGGCACGCAGGACGCGTCCTGCTGCCCCTGCGGCTGGACGGCGGCGACGGCTCGCTCCGGTTGGCCTGGGAAGCCGCCGAATCCGAGCAGCGCGTCGGCGTCGCGGTGGACCATTGGACCTCCGCCGGCCACCAGCCGTTCGAAACCCGCGTTGACCAGGACGACAGCAGCGTGCGCTATGTCCTGGCGGTCAGCCCCGGTGAGCCGTTCCGACTGGAAAAAAGCGTCAGCTACGCGGCCGGCCCCGCCGTGCAGGACCCCTCCGTTGACGCCGCCGGTAAAGCGGAAGAAGGGCTGCGGCCCGTAGGGGAGATCTTTGCCGAGAGCGAAGCGCACTACCGCGATTACTGGGCAACCTCGGACATCGTGGTGCAGGGCCAGTCCGAGCTGCAGCAGGCCATCCGGTGGAACCTTTTCCAGCTTGCCCAGGCAACGGCGCGTGCCGATGTCGCGGGGATCCCTGCCAAGGGCGTCACCGGTTCCGGCTACGAGGGACACTACTTCTGGGACCAGGAGGTGTACCTCCTGCCGTACCTGACCTACACCAACCCCGTTGGGGCGCGCCGGGTCCTGGAGTTCCGCCACGGCATGCTTCCGGAAGCGAAGATCCGCGCCAAGGAACTGAGCGTGGAAGGCGCGCTGTTCCCCTGGCGCACCATCAACGGCCTTGAGGCCAGTGCCTACTACGCGGCGGGCACCGCGCAGTTCCATATCGCCGCGGCCATTGCCTTTGCCACCAACCGGTTCGTCTGGGCCACCGGCGATGTTGCCTTCCGGGACGGCATGGGCGCCGAACTGCTGATTGAAACAGCGCGCATGTGGATCTCGCTGGGCTTCTTCGGCAAGGACGGCCTTTTCCATATCCACGGTGTCACCGGCCCGGACGAGTACACGGCCGTGGTCAATGACAACCTCTACACGAACGTGATGGCGCGCTTTAACCTGCGTGCCGCCGCCGCACTGGAGCATCCCGCGATCACGCAGGAGGAGCGGCAGCTGTGGGAGGCGGCGGCCAGCCGCATGCAGCTGCCTTTCGATGACCGGATGCAGGTGCATTCGCAGGACAACGACTTCATGCACCTCGAACCCTGGGACTGGACCACGCCCCGGTCCAAGTACCCGCTGCTCCTGCATTTCCACCCGCTGGTGATCTACCGGCACCAGGTCCTCAAGCAGGCGGATACCGTACTGGCAATGTTCCTGCAGTGGCAGGATTTCACGGCGGAGGAAAAACACCGGGCCTTCGATTTCTACGATCCGCTGACAACCGGAGATTCGACGCTTTCCGCCTGCGTCCAGGGCATCATGGCCGCCGAGGTGGGGTACGCGCGTGAAGCGCTGGAACACTTCACCAACGCCGTGTTCATCGACCTGGACGACACCCATGGCAACACCATCGACGGCGTCCACATCGCGTCCACGGGCGGGGTCTGGAGCTCCCTGGTGTGCGGGTTTGCGGGGCTCCGGGACCAGGGGCCCGTTCCGTTCTTTGACCCCCGGCTGCCGGCCGAGTGGGAAGGGCTGACCTTCCACCTCAAGATCCGGGGCCGGCTGCTGCTGGTGGAACTCGATGCCGGTGCCATCACGCTGGCCATCCAGTCCGGCGAACCCCTGGAGGTCGATGTCCGCGGGAAGGTTGTCACCGTCGGCGGCGAGCCCGTCCAGGTGGAACTTGATCCCGTGCCGGAACCGGAGCCTACGGTGTTCCCCAGCGGACATCCGACGGCGAGTATCCCGGTGGTGCGCGTCCAGGAGTAA
- a CDS encoding MFS transporter, with protein MPTPKALRPFAHREYRILIAALAISIFGSGMWAVAMVYQVIHLGGGPLELSVVAAAGSVGLVAFVLAGGIAADRIPQRRLIIAVEGANLAVIATVSGLAMSGLLQLWHVAAGSFVLGVGAAFFFPAYSAILPRILPAHDLLAANGMEGSMRPVLQQAAGPAVAGIVVAALSPSHAVTAVAVCHLLAFIVLNFLGQHALAAPGNGAGGSGTSGTSGTGTSGSVAAGADVPRPSFLQDLREGVSYTLRTPWLLWTLIWACISVLFLIGPIEVLLPFVVRDQLAGDSRMFGFLLAIMGVGAALGSLLTASFRLPRRYLTVMMVSWGAGSLPLAAVGIMDNFWAIAAALLIFGATGSVGMVIWGTLLQRRVPPHLLGRVSSLDFFVSLALMPVSMALAGPAAEVLPIWLIFLVAGGVCPVMAVIAMAAAKMPDDELSHPLDVSPEVEPSAAAGD; from the coding sequence ATGCCCACCCCCAAAGCCCTGCGGCCCTTTGCCCACCGGGAGTACCGGATCCTGATCGCAGCGCTGGCCATCTCCATCTTCGGCTCCGGCATGTGGGCCGTAGCCATGGTCTACCAGGTGATCCATCTGGGCGGCGGGCCGCTGGAACTGTCCGTGGTGGCCGCCGCCGGCAGCGTGGGTTTGGTGGCCTTCGTCCTGGCGGGCGGCATCGCCGCCGACCGGATCCCGCAGCGCCGGCTGATCATCGCCGTGGAAGGCGCCAACCTTGCGGTCATCGCCACAGTCAGTGGACTGGCCATGTCCGGGCTGCTCCAGCTGTGGCACGTTGCGGCGGGCTCGTTCGTCCTTGGCGTCGGGGCGGCCTTCTTCTTCCCCGCCTACTCCGCTATCCTGCCGCGCATCCTTCCCGCCCATGACCTGCTGGCCGCCAACGGAATGGAGGGGTCCATGCGTCCGGTCCTCCAGCAGGCCGCCGGTCCCGCCGTCGCAGGCATCGTGGTGGCCGCCCTTTCGCCGTCACATGCCGTTACAGCCGTTGCGGTCTGCCACCTGCTGGCCTTCATCGTCCTGAACTTCCTTGGCCAGCACGCACTGGCGGCTCCGGGGAACGGCGCGGGCGGCAGCGGGACAAGCGGGACAAGCGGGACCGGGACAAGCGGGTCCGTGGCAGCGGGCGCTGACGTTCCCAGGCCGTCTTTCTTGCAGGACCTGCGCGAGGGCGTCAGCTACACCTTGCGGACGCCCTGGCTGCTGTGGACCCTGATCTGGGCCTGCATCTCCGTGCTGTTCCTGATCGGCCCCATCGAAGTGCTGCTTCCCTTCGTGGTCCGGGACCAGCTGGCCGGAGATTCCCGGATGTTCGGGTTCCTCCTGGCCATCATGGGCGTGGGCGCGGCACTGGGATCGCTGCTGACTGCCTCATTCCGGCTGCCGCGGCGCTACCTCACGGTGATGATGGTGTCTTGGGGCGCAGGCAGCCTGCCGCTCGCCGCCGTCGGAATCATGGACAATTTCTGGGCAATCGCGGCCGCGCTGCTGATCTTCGGCGCCACCGGCAGCGTGGGCATGGTCATCTGGGGCACACTGCTCCAGCGCCGCGTCCCGCCCCACCTCCTGGGCCGGGTCTCCAGCCTGGATTTCTTCGTCTCGCTCGCCCTGATGCCGGTTTCCATGGCACTGGCCGGTCCGGCCGCCGAGGTCCTGCCGATCTGGCTGATCTTCCTGGTGGCCGGCGGGGTGTGCCCCGTCATGGCGGTCATTGCCATGGCAGCCGCGAAAATGCCCGACGACGAACTGTCCCACCCGCTGGACGTGTCGCCTGAGGTGGAACCCAGCGCAGCGGCGGGAGACTAG
- a CDS encoding LamB/YcsF family protein — translation MDLNADLGASFGSWTMGGDAAMVQLATSANVACGFHAGDPVTMLDSCRAAYELDVTVGAKVGYRDLAGFGRRSMDVSFDELFGDVLYQLGALDGVAHAVGASVDYVKPHGALYDRLVHDAEQASAVVAAVNAYDPGLPILGLADSELLKQARDAGHPVFTEAFVDRAYHADGTLVPRSQDGAVLHDVDVIVERAVRLAAKGEVVAVDGTVVSLRPDSLCLPGGAPGAIDIAAAVRAGLEAAGIELESFA, via the coding sequence TTGGATCTCAACGCTGACCTCGGCGCATCATTCGGCTCCTGGACCATGGGAGGCGACGCCGCGATGGTCCAGCTTGCCACCAGCGCCAACGTTGCCTGCGGCTTCCATGCAGGGGACCCGGTCACCATGCTGGACAGCTGCCGGGCAGCGTACGAGCTGGATGTGACCGTAGGCGCGAAGGTGGGCTACCGGGACCTTGCCGGTTTCGGCCGCCGGTCCATGGATGTGAGCTTCGACGAACTCTTCGGGGACGTGCTGTACCAGCTGGGAGCGCTCGACGGCGTGGCCCACGCGGTGGGTGCCTCCGTGGACTACGTAAAACCGCACGGCGCGCTCTATGACCGGCTTGTGCACGACGCCGAGCAGGCCTCAGCCGTCGTTGCTGCGGTGAACGCCTACGATCCTGGCCTGCCCATCCTGGGGCTCGCGGACTCCGAGCTCCTGAAGCAGGCCCGGGATGCCGGGCACCCGGTGTTCACTGAAGCCTTCGTGGACCGCGCCTACCACGCTGACGGCACCCTGGTGCCGCGCTCGCAGGACGGTGCCGTGCTGCACGACGTCGACGTGATCGTCGAGCGGGCCGTGCGGCTGGCTGCCAAAGGCGAAGTGGTGGCGGTGGACGGCACGGTGGTGAGTCTCCGGCCGGATTCACTGTGCCTGCCTGGCGGCGCCCCCGGGGCAATTGACATCGCTGCCGCTGTCCGGGCCGGGCTCGAAGCCGCCGGTATTGAACTGGAGTCCTTCGCCTAG